A stretch of the Capsicum annuum cultivar UCD-10X-F1 unplaced genomic scaffold, UCD10Xv1.1 ctg45411, whole genome shotgun sequence genome encodes the following:
- the LOC124892283 gene encoding probable membrane-associated kinase regulator 6, with product MENSQQPLATESFSYSWLLKRKPSTNGLTESPRPSYSSHYDAEEDLKFIAYLKRFLKEEQNFNFDVHPVSKSVCADEIFSDGYIMPRYLDRSKIESFREAFNNFNTNSSVPSTSTPPTPISKLSNSTNSQDDFHEKWRKFLCKILVKWFGFVRPISKRIASSRKSTAKVDDLQRKVSEIQSFKSTTDTTFQGSPRRMLKSYSIVHWCGNDNNQRSSSSTRRVESLRKVKNWNNINSPHEACSPIKSPSNAHSTDVWREKTISDAILRRKRSYVN from the coding sequence ATGGAAAATTCCCAACAACCTCTTGCCACAGAGAGTTTTTCATATAGCTGGTTGTTGAAAAGGAAACCATCCACTAATGGGCTAACAGAATCCCCTAGGCCCTCTTATAGTAGCCATTATGATGCTGAGGAAGATTTAAAATTTATCGCTTATTTGAAAAGATTCCTAAAAGAAGAACAAAACTTCAACTTTGATGTTCATCCTGTTTCAAAATCTGTTTGTGCTGATGAAATCTTCTCTGATGGATATATCATGCCTCGATATCTTGATAGATCAAAGATTGAATCTTTTCGCGAAGCcttcaataatttcaatacaaatTCATCAGTACCCTCAACTAGTACTCCTCCTACACCAATATCTAAACTTTCAAATTCCACAAATAGTCAAgatgattttcatgaaaaatggAGGAAGTTTTTGTGCAAAATCTTGGTTAAGTGGTTTGGATTCGTCAGGCCAATCTCCAAAAGGATAGCAAGttcaagaaaaagtactgcaaaagTTGATGACCTTCAAAGAAAAGTAAGTGAAATTCAAAGCTTCAAGAGTACTACTGATACTACATTTCAGGGATCTCCTCGTCGAATGTTGAAATCTTATTCTATTGTCCATTGGTGTGGAAATGATAACAACCAAAGAAGTAGTAGTAGTACTAGAAGAGTTGAGAGTTTGAGGAAGGTGAAAAACTGGAACAATATTAACTCACCACATGAGGCTTGTTCCCCTATAAAAAGTCCATCTAATGCTCATTCTACTGATGTTTGGCGCGAGAAGACGATTTCTGATGCAATTCTGCGCCGTAAGAGATCGTATGTCAACTGA